CACAAGCATTAATAGTAAACGATAAATAATTGATCCGTAAAGGATGCAGACAAGACGTCCAACGAATGATTCGTCTGCAAAAATTACTTCACCGATAATAATCGCAGCTAGAGCAATAACGATGGTTCCAAGACCTGAGTTTACGTCTGCGTATCCATTATTTTGCGCTAAAATCGCACCGGCTAAGGCGATGAGTGCATTTGAGAGCATCAAGCCAAATACCGTCATTTTACGCGTGTTGATTCCAAGCGCGCGTGCCATCTTTTCGTTGTCCCCTGTCGCAATCAGTGCTTGTCCAAATTCTGTTTTGAAGAAGCAATACATCAAGAAGATTAAAATCCCAATCACGACAAGCCCCATAATGATAATGTCAAAATACTTTGGTAAGCCTAGTTTTGAAAAGACACTAAAAATCGTATCTTGTCCAAGAAGTGTGATATTCGCTTTCCCCATGACACGTAAGTTAATCGATAATAGAGACGTCATTGTTAAAATCCCTGCTAATAAACTTGGAATTTTACAAACAGTCATAAGGAACGCTGTCACTCCACCAGCAAGCGCTCCAGCAATCATGGCTACGAGCGTTGCTAAAAATGGGTTTACCCCTTGTTGAATCAAAATCACACAAGTGGCAGCCCCAAGAGGAAAGCTCCCCTCAGTCGTCATATCTGCAATATTTAAAATTCGAAAACTAATGAATAACCCTAGGGATAATACGCCCCATAATATCCCTTGAGAAATCGAAGAAATTACTAAATCCATTTCGAAAAAAATCCTCCTCTGAAACGATCAATATGACGTTTAAGTCATATTGTGTATGAATCACCACATCATATAGTCGTTATCATATCAACGTTTCTAAACTATCTTATTTAATTGTTGGTGTTACTTTTTGTGCATCTTTTAAGATACTTTCTGGAATTGTAATGCCTAATTTTTTCGATTTTTCTTCGTTGACATAAACAACACCTTTGTTTGCTAATGTGATTGGTGTATCGGCTGGGTTTGCACCTTTTAATACTTTTACAACTACTTTAGCTGTTTCTACACCGATTTGGTATTGGTCAACCCCTACTCCTAATACTCCACCATCAGCAACCATTGTATCTGCTGATGGGAATACTGGCACTTTAACTGCATCTGTTACTTGAACGACTGTTGCCATTGCACTTGCGATTGTGTTATCAATTGGAACGAAGATGGCATCTACTTGGCTTGCTAAACTTTCAGTTACTTGTTGAATATCGTTTGTGTTTGCAATTGTTGATACTTTAACTTCTAGGCCTAATTCTTTCGCTGCTTTTTGCGCTTCTTCGGCTTGTTTCACAGAGTTATCTTCGCTTGAAGTGTAAAGGATTCCCACTTTCTTCATGTTAGGAAGAACTTGTTTCATGATTTCTAATTGTTGTTTGATTGGTGTACGGTCACTCACCCCTGTGATGTTGTTTCCTGGTTTTGATTCGCTTGCGATTAGGCCTGCTTCAACTGGATAAGTAATCCCACCCATGATAATTGGTGTTTCTTTTGTATTGTTCGCCAACGCTAAAGTCGCAGGAGTTGTAATCCCTACTAAGATGTTGTTTCCGCCTGAAACTAATTTTTCAGACATGCTGGCTAAGTTACTTTGGTCTCCTTGCGCGTTTTGAAGGTCGATTTCTAAGTTTTTACCAACTTCGTATCCTTCGTTCTTCAATTCGTCTTGTAGCCCTTTATAGATGGCATCTAAAGCTGGGTGGCTAAGTAATTGTAATACCCCAATTTTAACATTTTCTGTTTGTGTAGATGAAGTGTTAGTTGTATTTGTATCTTTATTTTTATCGCCTGATTGATTGAAGAATAGTGCTCCTATCACTACTAATACTAATAATACTCCGAATAAATAAATGCCTTTGTTCTTTTTCATGATGAATTCCTCCAAAATTGAATATGATATTGCAAACTCTATTAAAAAAAGAGACTACGTATTCCACTACGAGTCTCTCATACAAATAGAAAGACCACGTCAGCTCTAGTCTATAGATCTACGTGGTCGAGTTTGCTTTAAAAGATAAATTCCACATAGATACAAGTTCACGTCAATGAAGGTTGTATCTACATGTACAAATGTACGTTAAGAACAACCTGTATCTAGTGGCTTTGCCAACGCGTATTTAATTTTAATACGATACAAATGTTTGCCATGTTCTTAACTCCTTTTCTAGTGATGTGTTCATTATGAACGCAAATGTCCTCGGTGTCAACTATTTTTTTCAAAAAGATGATCTTTTATTTTTATCAATATCTATGAACACATTGTTATTTCTTAAACAATTCTTTATTTTTTATTGAGGTTTTCTTAAATCTGTGCTATTATATCAAAGGAAATTAATAAAACATTTTTTTCACAAAGGAGAATGAAAATGAGAAAAGGAATTATAGCTAGTTTAGCTTTATCTTCCGTACTATTACTAGCAGCATGCGGAAATAATAGTTCACAATCTTCGTCTTCAGCTAAAGAAACAACTACTACAACTGCTGAAGCTGTTGCAAGTGCTTCTGCTCAAAAATACGCAGATCCTTCAACATTAAAAGAAAGCTACGATGTTATCATCGTTGGTTCAGGGGGTGCTGGTCTTTCAGCAGCCATCCAAGCTAAAGAAGCTGGCTTAAATCCAGTCATCTTGGAAAAAATGCCAACTGCAGGAGGAAATACTACAAAATCTTCAGCTGGTATGAATGCTTCTCAAACGAAATTCCAAGAAAAAGAAGGAATTCAAGATTCTAACGATAAATTCTATGAAGAATCACTAAAAGGTGGACATGGAACTAACAACCCTGAACTACTTCGTTACTTAGTAGATAATTCAGCGAGTGCCATCGATTGGTTAGATTCAATGGGAATTACACTAAGCAATTTAACAACTACTGGTGGAATGAGTCAAAAACGTACTCACCGCCCTGCTGATGGTTCAGCTGTTGGTGAATATTTAGTAAATGGATTATTACGTAATGTTTCTGAAAGAGAAATTCCATTATTCGTCAATGCAGTAGTGACAAAAGTAAATGAAAAAGACGGTAAAGTAACTGGAGTTAATGTAACTATTGACGGTAAAGAAAAAACAGTCTCTGCAAAAGCAGTTGTTCTAACAACTGGTGGATTTGGTGCAAACATGGAAATGGTTACTGAATACAAACCAGAATTAAAAGGCTTTGTTACTACAAACCAAAAAGGTTCTACTGGTGACGGAATTGTTTTAGCAAAAGAATTAGGCGCTGCTACAGTAGATATGAAAGATATTCAAATTCACCCAACAGTAGAACAATCTACTTCAACATTGATTTCTGAATCTGTTCGTGGTGAAGGTGCTATTCTTGTGAACCAAGATGGTAAACGTTTCTATAATGAAATGGAAACTCGTGATAAAGTTTCTCAACAAATTATTGGATTAAAAGAAAAATATGCTTACTTAGTATTTGACTCTGCTTTAACTGAACGTGCTAAAGCTGTTAAATTCTACGAAAAACGTGGACTAGTGAAAAAAGCTGACACGATTGAAGCCCTAGCAAAAGAGATTAATGTTCCTGCTGATGCTTTAAAAGCAACCTTAGAAACTTGGAATAAAGCTGTTGCCGATAAGAACGATGCTGAATTTGGCCGTAAAACAGCAATGGATCATGACTTATCTAAAGGTCCTTACTACGCAATCCAAATTGCTCCTGGTATCCACCATACAATGGGAGGATTGAAGATTAATACGAAAGCTCAAGTTCTTAAAGAAGACGGTTCTGCGATTCAAGGTCTGTATGCAGCTGGTGAAGTAACAGGTGGTGTTCACGGTGAAAACCGTATCGGTGGTAACGCAGTTGCTGATATCATCATCTTTGGTCGTCAAGCAGGTGCCCAATCTGCTGCATATGCAAAAGAAAACTAATTAATTTCCAATTGAACAAAAACGAAAAACTCTGAAGCTGTGCTTCAGAGTTTTTTTATGAAGTGAGCTATAAAAGACTAATCCTCATCCTTAATATCAATATCTTCTGGGATTGGTTCATCCAAGTACTTTTGATATTCTTCTAAGAGACGTTCCCGTTGTTTCAAGAAGAAGTCGAACTGCGCACTGTTCAAGAGTACCTCTCCATCCACTTCCACCGTCTTCACTTGCTTTGTTTGGATTAAATGCATGAGATACCCTAATTCGATTTCCAGATTCTCTGCAGTTTGTTGTACGGTATAATACATCCTTTTCCTCCAATAAAAAAGCTACCCTAAACGAATGGTCTAAGGTAGCCAACATTTTCAATTATGCTAAAGCTTCAACAAGGCTTTGTGCGAAAGCTTGGATATGTTCAATATCTTCTGCTTCAGCGTTTAAGTCTACTAAGACATTTTCAGCACCTTTTTTGGCACCTGTTTTTGCAAATTGAGCATCAAAATCTAATACGGATTGGCAGAACTTATCATAGAAAGTATCTCCTGAGCCAAGCGCTCCGTATACTTTTCCTGTTAAATCTTCTTCCTCTAATTCTTCATAGAAGTCAACGATTTCATCAGGTAAGTCGCCATCTGTTCCGTAAGTATATGTTGCGACAACATTAATATCATAATTATGGAATTCGCTTGCTTGTGCTGAAGTACATTCTTTCACATCTACTTCTACTCCACGTTCTTCTAATGCTTCTGCTAAAATATCCGCAATCTCTTCTGTATTACCTGTTAAACTTGCATATACGATCAATGCTGTTGCCATGATACCACTCTCTTTCTCATTCAATACAACGATTATAACAAATCCACAAAACTCCGTCTATTGTTTCTGACAAAAATAATGAAGTCTCTATACTAAACATCGAAAACTTTAAAAAACTATTCAAGCACTCCTATAATAATCCTTTACAAATTTAAAAATTAGTGGGAAGCACACATTAACTCCTTGCACCGTTTCGTTTCATAGAGGTAAATACGTAGTAAATCAATTCTTGGACCTTACGGATTTTATCATTACCATAATAGGGAATAATATTCAATGCGAGGGAGAAAGACAGAAACTCACGAGATACATTATTGCATCGCGTGCGTTTCGTTTTCTTTCCCCCACAAAGTTGAATAGGTATGAGCAAACTGTTCACAGTGAAGCTCATGCCATTCAACCACTGTGCCTAGTAGGAGTTTGAGCTTGCTCATTACTCCTACTTTGAAGATTGAAAGATGAGAGACGAAGACTCGAATCGGTATCCTATTATGGTAATGATAATAATCGTCCGCAATTTAAAAAGTTAGTGAGAAGCACACATTAACTCCTTGCACTTTTCCATTTCACGAAGGTGAATACGTAGTAAATCAATTCTTGGACCTTACGGATTTTATCATCCGTAACGATTTAAAAAATTGTGAGGAGCACTCATTAACTCTCTGCACCTCTCCTTTTCACGAAGGTGGATACGTAGTAAATCAATTCTTGGACCTTACGGATTTTATCATTACCATAATAGGGAATAATATTCAATGCGAATTAGTGGGAGTTGAAGCTTGCTTCCTACTCCTACTTTGAGTCTTGAAAGGCGCAAGACCAAGGCTTGCGCCGGTATCCTATTATGGTAATGATAAAAAAGAGCCGTAAGGATCCTACAGAATTGATTTCAGCACTATCCACCGAGTTTTAGGTATACTTTATCTGTTGCACCCCTTTTTCAAAAGTTTTACTATAATAAACGAATTTATTTTTAGGAGATGACAATTTTGCCATTATCAGCAACGGATCGCCTCAAACAAGCCGAACGCGGAGCCCTTTTAAGTATCGGCACATATATCTTTTTATCCGCAGCAAAACTGTTCGTTGGGAAACTCTTCAACTCCGAAGCCCTGTTTGCCGATGGTTGGAACAACTTTACAGATGTGATTTCATCAATTCTTGTATTCGTAGGGTTACGCTTGTCGCAAAAACCAAGCGACGAAAACCACCCCTACGGCCACTGGAAATTCGAAACAATTGCTAGCCTTGCGACCTCATTTATCATGTTCTTTATCGGGATTGAAGTCGTCAGAAATGCCTTCCAAGCATTCCTTAACCCAGTAACGGAGGCTCCTTCACTCATTTCTTCTGTCGTTGGATTCTTCTCAGGGATTGTGATGATTGGTGTATACTTCTACAACAAAAATCTGGCAGCACGCATTCAATCACTAGGACTTAAGGCAACCGCTAAAGATAACTTAAGCGATGCGATGACCAGTTTCTTGACAGCCTTAGCGGTGTTATTTGCTTCTCTTGGCTTACACTGGCTCGATAACATCATGGCTTTCGTAGTCGGTCTTCTCATTGTCCGCACTGCTTACGAAGTATTTTCTGAGAGTGCCTTCCAATTAACAGATGGCTTCGATCAAACTGAACTAGATAAATATATTCCAGTTATCCTACGTCATCCCGAAGTTAAAGATATTCGTGAAATCAAAGCCCGTCGTTATGGATCGAATATTTATATTGACTTAACGGTGTGTATGGACGAAGCCTTAACAGTTTTCAAAAGTCATCAAGTAACGGAATTTATTGAAAAAGAGCTTTACAACGAGTTTGCTATTTCATTTATCGATATTCATGTCGAACCGTATCCTTATGAGTAAAAAAATCCCAATCTCTTTTTGAAGAGATTGGGATTTTCTATTATTGAATCGTATTAAAGTTCAAGTTAAACGCCTGTTTTACAGAATCACTTGCTTCGCTAACGGGAGTCTTTGAAACGTATTTTCCTTTAAAACAATAACGTTTTGTCGCATTGTAATCATCACATGTAATTAAAGTAATTTCTGTAACACCAGGTTGGTCATTAATGACTTCCACTCGTGTTGGTTCGATTAATTCTACAGACGTTGTTTCATATTCATACACATACTCTAAATCTGTTGTATAAATCTTATCTCCTACCTTTAAATTGACAAGAGGTGAGAATAATAAAGTCATATCTCCGAAATAATTATGACTCGCTAATGCGTAGTTTCCTTGGCCCATTTTCTGTGTGGGTTTCATTGTTCCGGCTCCTGAGAGAAGGACTTCATTTGCTAAACCTTTATAAATCGGTAAATTCAATTTCACACTTGGAACTGCAATTTGTCCTAGTGTTAAAAATGTCCCTTTTTTCATATTGGCTTTTAAGACTTGATTTAGATCAATCGGTTCTACTTTAGAAAAGTCAAATTCCGCTTCTTGCAATTCATTGGCTTTAACCGCTGACAATGTTAACGAAGAATTGATTTCAGACTGTTCTGCTTGTAGTCTAGATAATAAGAATGTACGAATCGGATCCGCAGCTAACAAGATGGCAGCAATCACAAATAAAATTGACGCCAAAAAGATTCTCCAGTTGAATTTTTTCTTTGGCTTATGATTCTGCTGTTGGTTTCGACTATTTCTTCTTCCTTCTATTTTTTCCATACATCAATCCTCTTTCTCTTTTGTGCTCACAAGGATCCAATATCCCTTATCTAAAGCAATACGCTCTACATTTCCAAAGACTTCCTGCATTTTCTTTTGCGCACTTGGAGCACCTTGTTTCTTCTGAATTACGATGACTAGTTGGCCGCCATCTATTAAATGGTCATATGCCTCTTCTAAAATACGATGAACCACTTCTTTTCCTGCACGGATTGGCGGGTTACTAATAATGACAGAATAGTCCTTCGCATTTATTTCATCATAAATCGAGCTTTCGTGAATCAATACATTTTCAATCCCATTCGCTTTAGCATTACGTCTAGCTAATTCGAGTGCACGTTCATTGACGTCTACCATTTCTACATGCATCTTCGGATAGGCCTTTGCAAAAGACAAACCCATTGGACCATAACCACAACCAACATCTAACAGTTTTCCTTCCTGAAAAGAAGAAGGAACTTCATAAGACTCAATCAATAACTGACTTCCAAAATCAATGGTATTCTTTGAAAACACTCCATTGTCACTAACAAACTGGAAAGAGAATCCTTTTAAAACATAACGAAAATGTTTCTCTTGACTCTTACTATTTGGTTGCTGTGTATAATAGTGATTTTGATTCATGAGTATCTCCTTTTTTTGTATCTTTCTTCATACTAGCATAAATCACCTTTTTTCCAAAACAAAAAAACCCGCTGTTTGGGAACAGCGGGAAAAGGTTAGGAGGGTTTACTAATAAAAAAATGTTGGGAGTTCATTTTTTTATTTGGGAGAAGTAAACCTTAGGTGTTTTATTGGGTATGAATAGATTATAGAGGTTACTTTTGAATTTTTTGTGAATTTTAATTTGAATTTTTTTAAAATGAAACTTTTTTTATATTTTGATATCGTCGTAGTCAGTACTTTTTTTGAATAATTCCACTACGTACGAACAAATTGGGCGAACTTTTAAGTTTTCCTCTCTTGCATACACAGCTAATCGTTCTACTAATTGACGCGCTACTCCTTGTCCACGAAGACTAGGATCGACAAAAGTGTGGTCCGCACCAATCACTCCCTCTTCTTCCAGAGTATACGTGATTTCAGCATCCACTTCTCCTGCAGCATTATAATGTCTAAACGCTTGATTTTCTTGAACAAATTCCATTAACGTGTCCCCCTTTATAGTTCTATCTCTAGTATACGACTCAATGATGTAGAAATCGAAGAATGTGATTCAAAATAGTAACATTTGTTATACCTATTTTATAACGAAGTCATTTTTTTGATTATGGTATTCTGTTAACAGAAATTATTTTTAAGAATGGAGAATTTGTTATGCATATACCCGATAATTATTTAAGCCCAACAACTTGTGCAGTTTTAGCAGTTGCTGCTGCACCGGTAGTGGGATTATCCATTACGAAAGTAAAAGCTCAATTAAAAGAGAATAAAGAATTAGCTCCTATGCTTGGAATCGCTGCTTCATTATCTTTCTTATTAATGATGTTTAATGTGCCAATCCCTGGTGGTACAACTGCTCACGCTGTTGGCGGCGTGTTACTTTCAATCTTAATTGGACCGTATGCCGCGAGTCTGGCACTCAGCGTCGCCCTTCTCTTACAAGCTCTTCTATTTGGAGATGGAGGAATTCTTGCTCTTGGCGCAAATATTTTCAACATGGCGATTGCAATGCCATTTGCCGGATATGCTGTTTACAATTTCTTCCGTAAACAAAACCATGAAACAGCCGGAGTTCTCGTTGGATC
This Granulicatella adiacens ATCC 49175 DNA region includes the following protein-coding sequences:
- a CDS encoding ABC transporter permease, with the translated sequence MDLVISSISQGILWGVLSLGLFISFRILNIADMTTEGSFPLGAATCVILIQQGVNPFLATLVAMIAGALAGGVTAFLMTVCKIPSLLAGILTMTSLLSINLRVMGKANITLLGQDTIFSVFSKLGLPKYFDIIIMGLVVIGILIFLMYCFFKTEFGQALIATGDNEKMARALGINTRKMTVFGLMLSNALIALAGAILAQNNGYADVNSGLGTIVIALAAIIIGEVIFADESFVGRLVCILYGSIIYRLLLMLVLLLNVFQANDFKLISAALIAFCLTVPQIKSWIQQKSTRHRKGEN
- the trpX gene encoding tryptophan ABC transporter substrate-binding protein, which produces MKKNKGIYLFGVLLVLVVIGALFFNQSGDKNKDTNTTNTSSTQTENVKIGVLQLLSHPALDAIYKGLQDELKNEGYEVGKNLEIDLQNAQGDQSNLASMSEKLVSGGNNILVGITTPATLALANNTKETPIIMGGITYPVEAGLIASESKPGNNITGVSDRTPIKQQLEIMKQVLPNMKKVGILYTSSEDNSVKQAEEAQKAAKELGLEVKVSTIANTNDIQQVTESLASQVDAIFVPIDNTIASAMATVVQVTDAVKVPVFPSADTMVADGGVLGVGVDQYQIGVETAKVVVKVLKGANPADTPITLANKGVVYVNEEKSKKLGITIPESILKDAQKVTPTIK
- a CDS encoding flavocytochrome c, which produces MRKGIIASLALSSVLLLAACGNNSSQSSSSAKETTTTTAEAVASASAQKYADPSTLKESYDVIIVGSGGAGLSAAIQAKEAGLNPVILEKMPTAGGNTTKSSAGMNASQTKFQEKEGIQDSNDKFYEESLKGGHGTNNPELLRYLVDNSASAIDWLDSMGITLSNLTTTGGMSQKRTHRPADGSAVGEYLVNGLLRNVSEREIPLFVNAVVTKVNEKDGKVTGVNVTIDGKEKTVSAKAVVLTTGGFGANMEMVTEYKPELKGFVTTNQKGSTGDGIVLAKELGAATVDMKDIQIHPTVEQSTSTLISESVRGEGAILVNQDGKRFYNEMETRDKVSQQIIGLKEKYAYLVFDSALTERAKAVKFYEKRGLVKKADTIEALAKEINVPADALKATLETWNKAVADKNDAEFGRKTAMDHDLSKGPYYAIQIAPGIHHTMGGLKINTKAQVLKEDGSAIQGLYAAGEVTGGVHGENRIGGNAVADIIIFGRQAGAQSAAYAKEN
- a CDS encoding flavodoxin, translating into MATALIVYASLTGNTEEIADILAEALEERGVEVDVKECTSAQASEFHNYDINVVATYTYGTDGDLPDEIVDFYEELEEEDLTGKVYGALGSGDTFYDKFCQSVLDFDAQFAKTGAKKGAENVLVDLNAEAEDIEHIQAFAQSLVEALA
- a CDS encoding cation diffusion facilitator family transporter; the protein is MTILPLSATDRLKQAERGALLSIGTYIFLSAAKLFVGKLFNSEALFADGWNNFTDVISSILVFVGLRLSQKPSDENHPYGHWKFETIASLATSFIMFFIGIEVVRNAFQAFLNPVTEAPSLISSVVGFFSGIVMIGVYFYNKNLAARIQSLGLKATAKDNLSDAMTSFLTALAVLFASLGLHWLDNIMAFVVGLLIVRTAYEVFSESAFQLTDGFDQTELDKYIPVILRHPEVKDIREIKARRYGSNIYIDLTVCMDEALTVFKSHQVTEFIEKELYNEFAISFIDIHVEPYPYE
- a CDS encoding class A sortase translates to MEKIEGRRNSRNQQQNHKPKKKFNWRIFLASILFVIAAILLAADPIRTFLLSRLQAEQSEINSSLTLSAVKANELQEAEFDFSKVEPIDLNQVLKANMKKGTFLTLGQIAVPSVKLNLPIYKGLANEVLLSGAGTMKPTQKMGQGNYALASHNYFGDMTLLFSPLVNLKVGDKIYTTDLEYVYEYETTSVELIEPTRVEVINDQPGVTEITLITCDDYNATKRYCFKGKYVSKTPVSEASDSVKQAFNLNFNTIQ
- a CDS encoding class I SAM-dependent methyltransferase, with translation MNQNHYYTQQPNSKSQEKHFRYVLKGFSFQFVSDNGVFSKNTIDFGSQLLIESYEVPSSFQEGKLLDVGCGYGPMGLSFAKAYPKMHVEMVDVNERALELARRNAKANGIENVLIHESSIYDEINAKDYSVIISNPPIRAGKEVVHRILEEAYDHLIDGGQLVIVIQKKQGAPSAQKKMQEVFGNVERIALDKGYWILVSTKEKED
- a CDS encoding GNAT family N-acetyltransferase gives rise to the protein MEFVQENQAFRHYNAAGEVDAEITYTLEEEGVIGADHTFVDPSLRGQGVARQLVERLAVYAREENLKVRPICSYVVELFKKSTDYDDIKI